From the Trifolium pratense cultivar HEN17-A07 linkage group LG4, ARS_RC_1.1, whole genome shotgun sequence genome, the window AGACATGTTACTTTGATCTGTTAAAAATTTAATCTTTACAACAGAAACAGAGTTAGTGAttattaatgatgttttttgttgttttgatgAGAAATTgtgtttgtgagattatttgaAGCTTTAGTTTcggaattaaaagaaaatagttTGTTCTATTTTTAATCACAAGGCTTTGTCTTCAACAATGTTCCACTTTTTTCTCTCTgttttcttctctcttcttttcctttCAATGCTTCTtcaaatctttttcttttcttatttttgtccTTTATTTCTTTACTATTACCCttgtcatttatattattattggttttttttttgacaataacaaaatgatattcattcattcaaattgatagattacattAAATACAACCACGaaatcaacatcgctaaaaacataaaggatgaatctgcgaacaaaattcacagcatccgagttaatagcatacaacggcaaaatgcctacaacaaataatatgataaagttaaagtcaccgaagtatccatgcctccggatctgcagcgttgaagcccaaatcattggttgaatctgtaattgactgaagccgatcttttcaatagaaatcaaatgaacaccgcaacaatacgggacaacaaaaacgtcgcacaagacgacgaacaacacaacgccgcactcagacggtgaaatcacaaaaaagaaaacacaaaagaaaaacttgatcaatgtgaagatcacttatttaaataaaaagaaaaggaaaaacaattatgaggggtgattttgggtcaaaaattgaccctaaaaccacccctccttggtagatcaagaaaaaaaactaggttaagGTGGAGGTGGCggctatgaaaaaaaaaaaggtattatTATTTTGGAATACTGTATTATAGTTACAAAGTTTCAACCGCTATTTAACAGTGATTAATTTATgttaaaaatttataacacgcaagattttatttttaatattgtttACTAATAAGGataataatcttttttttttctttgctttatcCATTCATTTACTAATGAGAGATAATAATCTTAATTTATGATGATTGTTGTTCTAAATTGTAGTCGCAAGCTTATGTTGTTTCGGCATCACACTACAATTGCAATGTGAATTCAAATTGTGTGTAACTAGCTCAACGCCGTCATGGTACCGTCATAATAGATCCTCTTATAACTCAATCACGAAATTTGTTCGAATTTCTTTCAGAAAAATGAGAAAGGGGAGAGTTTAAGATGAAGAAATTGTTGATAAAGGGAGGTTCTACTCTCATCTGCCACTTTTGTTACAGTTGTTGGGAGTGCATTTATCGTCTTTGTATGAGTGTGACCCTTTGCACAAGTAAAGATTTTGTTCTCCACTTTAACATTATTCTTCTTGCTATGGCAATGTCGATACAATTTCTTTGCACATTTTCAATAAAGAGAAAGAATATTTAGACATTAAATTCGATAAAGAAAAAGTTGATTAATTAGCATAATTTAAATATGCCACTCAACATAAgaaggatttaatttatttaaaaaaaaaatcaaatgttaaAATGTTGTGACgatcatatttcaatttttatcaaaACTACAATTAAATAGTTTAACTAAAATAtgataaattctaatatggaccacttcatcaagtggtccatggtggaccagtcacgaataacattataacgaatacgaattttacaaaatccatcgttggattgaaagtttagatcatatagatcatccatagaaaaatttagaaaaattgaaaatcatttgatatgttattgagacatatcaagattaacggtttattaaataacgtaaattttgatgggtctcaataacatatcaaatgattttcaaaaaaaaattaaaaaatttatagatgatctatacgatataaactttcaatccaatagcgaattttgtaaaattcatattcggtagatcatttgtccacggtggaccacttatGATGCTAGCTTAAGGGGGGGCAaggatcatatatatatatatgacagaatcgattttgataaaattaagtttgacagaattgatttatgtttggatatatttatacaaaagtgagttgaacaaagaatttgagtgtaaaaatatttctagcttcaagtagaatcaattctagagGCAGAATCAATTATACTTTTGACAAACCAAACaagccagaatcaattctacacatCTAGTCTAGAATCAATTATGGTTGTTCCAAAATTGAAACCAACATGCACATAGTACAATTTTAAGTTTTGATAATTCTCTCCAATTGTTTTCATGTTTGATGGGTATTTTGGGAAACAAGTTGTGTTAATTTAGGTGAGGAGGGGTAATCAGGATCTGGAAAAAGGTAGGGAGTTGCTACCACTTCCTGTCTTTATACTTTTGCTTGCTTTTCCTTTTTCCTCTTCACTTctcatttctttcttttattttaccACATTGTGCTAAGCTTGTAACATGTATggttctcctttttcttttgaaaatttcttTTGCCTCCCGCACTCTCtctgaatttttaaaaatattttcttcaagTTCTAAAACTTGAACCGTAATTTATACATTTAAGTTATGGAACTCAAATATCTCCAATGCATATCTGAAAATATTAGGATTTTACACGCACAAGTTCTAAAACTCGAACAATATATGTAAGTTATAGAACTTGAGTAGTCTGTTTTGAATTCTAgaacttaaaactttttttttaccgagACAATTATGGTTTTCTAAGTTGTTTACGGTGCTTCAAATGTTGATGCCCCACAAGATTGTCCTGCTGATGCGAAGTTAGACATTGCCACAATTCTAGTTTTGTGGTTGAAATGATCAACAATTTTAGAAACATcgtaattttcaattttaaacatTGACTGACTTCGCATAAGTGGGAAAATCACAAGGAGCGTCAATATCTGaaataacttaaaaaaacataattgtcTTAGTAAAAACAGGTTTTAAGTTCTAGAATTTTACCGTGTAAAATCCTTAAATCTTAAACATGTATAATGGGTGTTCGATTTTAAAACTTGAACATATAAAATCCTAAAATTTCAGGTTGGATTCTAAAATGATGGAAAGTGTGgacatttatattaaaatgatgttttttgacttttgaatcttGCATATTAAGAAAAACGGTTAAAAGAAGATAATTCACTTACAACAAGAAATGGTAATAACATTCAGAAACATCAAGCTTatatttacttaaaaaaaaaattttttgaggatttacttaaattttttagtACTAAtaatttaaccttttttttttgtaaaaaaaaaaggtaattaaactatatttgaaatttgaatggtTCAGCTCTCCCAGCCGTATACATGGATTCATACAATTTATTTACATGCATATGTAAAAATGAATGAACCTTGTGAGAAATTACAGACAacttattaattagtttaagtaAATATTTGAGTAAATAGTTTATTAAGGGGATTTTGTTTAGGTAGACTAACAAGTGAGCAATAAACTTTGCCGCTAAATctttttaaatgacaaaatcaatttttcgaAAAATTATATCCATATGGATTTAGTATCCCTTGTAATTTaactaatttatatataattcttctttgttgtttaaaaataaaagttcagTAAATCTTTGAACCTATTATCACATTCAAGTCTTTTTTTCCCTAGTTATTTGCATATGCATCCCAGCCTCAGGTGCTCATTCAGTGTGCTATAAATTGcacaaaacacaaatataagcaaagatAGTAAGTAAATGAACTATATTTCTCATGGAATTAAAGTTCAAACAAATCATGAATCtctttatatattttcttatcataaatattaagaaaatatgTTGCAACTGttacaaaaacaacaaaatgcAACAAAAGAAATTATAGGCTGATTTGTTGTGGACCACCctcaattttaataataaactATGTAACACCGATGCTTCAGGTCGAAGGTGTTCTGGTGTCTGACACATCCAGATTGGAGGTGTCTCTAGCTCCATCAAGAAAACATCAACTTTAAAATGCAGTTGTTGTTGTAATTACGTTGCGAATTTTTCTAACGTGACAAAATGCCAAAAAATGCAGCTGATATGGTAAAAGTTGCAGTTTGTGATGTCGTTGCAGAGACCTCAAAATCTTCTATATTGTAGCAGTAATTGCAGTTGCGAACTGCAATTTGAAACCATGATCAAAACTTTTTATCCTTTAATCAAGCCTTAGGTGAAAAAATATCCATTAAGCAAGACCAAGTTCCACTAACTGCAATAACaattccaaacacaacaattgCTCCATCCAAAATCAAACATTTCCAACCCAATTCATCTTTGAACaccaaaaaatgaaacaaagcAGGAAACACAAAGCTAAGAACAACACAAACACTACTCCCAACTAGTGACAAAAAATCAGCAAAATTAGGAACCAAAAGTGCCACCAAAGTTACCATAAAAACCAACAACCACCTTAGCCACAAACAATATTTAGAATCACAAAATCTTCTCTCAACAACTTCATAAACAGGATTCATCATCATTGGAAAAGTAAAAAAGAGATTAATACAAAGACCCAATTGTACCAAAGCACTTAACATTCCATGTCCTAGATTAGTAGTAATAATCCCTTGAGTTTCTTCACCAAAAGCAAAGTAACCTAAAGTAGCAAAACCTCCATACAACAAAGAAATTAACATCATTCCCAAACCTAAAATTCCACCaaatttatctttatcttttgcTTCTGATTCCAAAGGCAAAACCATTCCTATACCTTCAAAAGCATAAACAGCCACACCTATACCATATAGAAAAACAGATAAACCACCAAAAGTTTTCAAAGGTGGCCTATTTtctaaaaagacaaaaatatccTCAACAATTACAACTCCCATTGCTCCAATATCAACAACATCAGCAAATATACTCAAAGGAGCTAAATGGGTCAAAGTTGGAATTGCATTCAAACCCAATTGAAAAGGAAAACAAGCCCATATAAACAAAACTTTTGGTGTTAAACCAAAAAGTGATGAACTTGTGTTGTGATTAGAAAGATGTATCAAAGTGGATGAGATGAAAATAAGGTAGCTAACACAAAAACCACATTGAGAAAGCAAAATCATGATATCAATGCAAATTTTTCCAAAATGGCCACTTGTTGCATAGCCTAAATCACcaaaagaattgattttgcGGAACCCCACGTTTAATTCGAGCCTACGACGAGTGTGGATAAGGAGCATCATGCAATGGTAAGTTAGAAATGCAACAGAGAAAAGCATGAGCAATCCCATGATCCATCCTGTTTTCTTGAAACTATAAGGGAGACCAAGAACACCAGCACCAACAATTGAAATGAAGATGTTTGCAAAGGTTTTGAATTTTGAGGATAGAGGGGGTGGAGAAGAAATAAGAGGGATGTGTTGTTCTTCTCCATACCCCATTGTTGCGTTTTGTTGTGTGCTTCTTCTGCAACAGAGATTGATAGTTGATTGCAGAAGAAGCaacaacaaaatacaaataTGCAAAAATGAGAATGTTTTATATTATGTTTTGTTGATGTAATTAGGAAGAAAGAGGATGTGGTGTTACCTTAAGTTAAGGTTTGGAAAATGCTAATATAGTAAGTTGACTAATTAAGGattaacatcaacaacattaaTCATTGGCTTAAACATTAGAGATATTTGTATATTGGGGTCATCTTGCATTGCATTGATGTATCCCTTTCATTGGACaaataagtaataaaataatattcttGTTACTTGGACATACAAAAGTAAACATGATACCGTATTTGAATTCCTACAAAATACACACTTGATCTAGTTTGTTTTTCATGAAAAAATAAGgattaaaaaaatccaaacttATGTTTATAGGGTGTTGGATGTTAAATTGTGTATCCATAAATATAGAGCATTGTTATTtacacacattttttttacctcttcaaatgatataaattcATAAAGTTATCATGCAAAGTGAAAtttggcacgcagtgaacacaatgctgcacaagatgctatagcacacgttgcagcaagacagtcgcagaacacaataaataaataaataaattgcagaacaataaataagacaggtaattgttaacccagttcagtgcaacgtcacctactttgggggataccaatccaggaatgaatccactataatagctctagttcaaagccctcgaccaacacccggtacttgacttatcacctagacactacccgtgcaatcctacctaagaacctcttagataatgagaccctgtcccaaattccctctaacaacacatactatgttgctgtcaataacaATAATCAGGATGAAGatactctcctagaaactagaccacactcttgcttaaaagcttatgagtgaaacacacacactaactccgtgcttaaaagcttaggagtagcttacaattaacaataaaaacacagtcctaaacttgcatcaaagtgacacaagaaaggctgacaaaagacacaaactctaaaccttaaaaactcacactttgtaaaaaacacggtttagaatacatgagtagaatagcttgaggcttcacatatttatagtcttcaattgtcttgatgtccaagttaggtcttcagacatgtacagctgtaggaattgcggctcaaccctaaattatttttagaaatatAATTCCTGTtgttccaaacaaaaaaaacgcaaaaatataatataattatatttttgttttaaataatgttccttcagccgacttcaataaaacttgctgagcaaggctcgttttgcccaggcgcacgtgcttgaatatagttctatttttcctttctactacaccattttgttgtggtgtaatgggagatgagaattcatgtatgatgccttcagaggcacagaagtcGGAGAATctggagttttcaaactccttaccatgatcacttctgatccttaatacaacattgtttttctccctttgaagttgaatacatagatctttgaacacatcaaaggtttctgatttctttctaataaaatttatccaggtgtatctagaaaagtcatcaacaacaacatatgcgtaccttttacctcccaagctttcagtttgcataggacccttcaagtccatgtgtagaagttcaagaactctggtggtggtaagatgctgcagctttggatgtggcatcttggtttgtttcccaatctgacaatctccacatatgctaccttcttcaattttgagatttggcagtcctctgatggcttctttagatattgctttcttcatgcttcttagattaagatgaccaagcttttggtgccatagttttacttcatcttctttagtgattaagcatgttgacatatttgtttcttcttggggaacccatagatagcagttgtcttttgatctgacacctttcatcaGAATCTCACTTTcgttatttgtaaccaaacattcagacttggtgaagtttactttcattccttggtcgcatagttgactaatacttatcaagtttgcagtcaatcctcttactaacagcacattgtttagtttaggcaagctattacttctgagctcccctatcccaacaatttctccttttgcaccatcaccaaaggttacaaagcttgttgaataagactttataccaacaagaaatttacttattccggtcatgtgtcttgaacagccactatcgaagtaccagtcttcccttgatgaagctctaagtgatgtgtgagcaatcagagcagtagtCTCTTTTTCAggttgagttgtatcacttttcttctcattttcacctttaggtttccattcttgttgagtagagacagttgtggaaacaggtttatgctgaggacgtctgttagggtacccatatagtttgtagcagtaaggccttatgtgcccttttctaccacagtaatgacatctccacgcatggtgttttcttctatttcttgacatggaatgctgctgatgatgctgcggcttttgataaggcatcctttgcttttgagtttctctaggatccatgtacatgaggtcaggactataatttttgaatttgttgacattctcatagctaagcccaatattcctaggctttcgaacatttttctctaagatttcctccagttgaccatcagccttatgaagtttgtcaagatgctcatcatctttatacaacatgtcagagaattttctcaaccgccaaatgtcagcatttaatttttcaatgacttccttagcttcttcaagatcagaggacagataatttaccttcttttgaagttcctccatctttgagatattctcaaatttttctgcttttaactcattgatggttaccttttgtttctcaataaccctgcagatttcaagatcagaggatagataatttaccttcttttgaagttcctccatctttgagatattctcagatttttctgcttttaactcattgatggttaccttttgtttctcaataaccctgcagatttcttcactcttaagacaaagttccttgtaggattcagcaagctcttcataggttacctctccatcatcagattatgtatcagatgtaacaatacctgttaagactgagatatgtttagcagttacagatgctgtatcatcttctgagtcatcatcctcagaccaactgacagttagccctttctttgttctcttctgatatgttggacactcaggtctgatgtggccatatccttcacattcatgacatcgaatgtttctgtttaagcTTGATTTTTCCTCAccttttggttttccttgattttcattgctgcgcatagtgcctggagcattgtttttgaaatttgatctgggtctcttatccattcgttttagaactttgttgaattgttttcccaataacaccatggcctcagaaatagtctcattagattcttcttcatcctccagttcttcttcattatttttagatgagaaggcaatgctcttatttttcttttcacttcttccatttgcaacactttcataagtttggagtgatccaaccagttcatccagcttcatctgagatatgtttttggcttcttccatagctgtgactttcatatcaaatttctttggaagtgatctaagcatttttcttactaacttttcttcgggaattttctctcccaaagcatcaaattgattatcatagtctagaatagtcatatgaaaatcttgaattgtttcctcctccttcatacgtaaattttcaaactgagtagtaagaatctgtaatttagacatttttacctgaggagtaccttcatgaacagtttcaagaatcttccaagcttcctttgctgagacacattttttgatcagtttgaagatgtgtttgtctaccccattgtataatgcatataatgcttttgagtttcccaaagcaagctcatcctcttctttagaccagtcctcctcagcttttagttcaagtgttggctttccatccttgtctatgaccacaggggggtcccatcctttcagaacagccttccaagttttgctatccatagattttaggaaagcaatcatgcgtgatttccaataatcatagttggagacaccaactagaagcggtggtctgcttacaagccctccttctttttccatgttgccagacattctccctagagctcaccctataaccagaaagggtgcctgctctgataccaattgaaatctggcacgcagtgaacacaatgctgcacaagatgctatagcacacgttgcagcaagacagtcgcagaacacagtaaataaataaataaattgcagaacaataaataagacaggtaattgttaacccagttcagtgcaacgtcacctactttgggggataccaatccaggaatgaatccactataatagctctagttcaaagccctcgaccaacacccggtacttgacttatcacctagacactacccgtgcaatcctacctaagaacctcttagataatgagaccctgtcccaaattccctctaacaacacatactATGTTGTTGTCAATAAcaataatcaggatggagatactctcctagaaactagaccacactcttgcttaaaagcttatgagtgaatcacacacactaactccgtgcttaaaagcttaggagtagcttacaattaacaataaaaacacagtcctaaacttgcatcaaagtgacacaagaaaggctgacaaaagacacaaactctaaaccttaaaaactcacactttgtaaaaaacacggtttagaatacatgagtagaatagcttgaggcttcacatatttatagtcttcaattgtcttgatgtccaagttaggtcttcagacatgtacagctgtaggaattgcggcccaaccctaaattatttttagaaatataattcatgttgttccaaacaaaaaaaacgcaaaaatataatataattatatttttgttttaaataatgttccttcagccgacttcaataaaacttgctgagcaaggctcgttttgcccaggcgcACGTGCTTGAATATTTAATTggagcaaatcttgactcagatttgaaataaaaattctgcacgaaaacagagtatcagtatgctgtactataatgctacagcatctcagtccagcatctggctggttggcttttgcaaaatgtagccaatcaaaataCCAACACAAAGATTGACATAAAAACATAAGAAGCAATAACCATCGATAAAACACAAACGAAATTATAGATATGATCAATTAACCACTTCAACTCCACTTTCATTAGGTTCACCTATCAACACTGAAAATATCGGTTCAATCAGGACAGTACAAATTATTGGTGCTATCAGAAGCGCACAAAAAACTACAAActaaaattacaaagaaaaaaaattgaactctaGATTCCAaaactttttgaatttttttaagtttaaaaaacaaattccaAATAATTCTAAAGACgcaaaaaagtaattttagaaGTTTAAGGAGAAACAttgaataaagaaaaaattcttatatatccATGTTAATCACGTACTCTTATAATATCAATTGTTTCTCCACTTTAATTAGTAGGATATATTCACtataaaattttcaatataATACTACGATAATCATATTTATATACTCATTCCAttacaaatataaacaaaagttgatcaataaaagtgaatgtatttggtcctaATTTTGAATCACCTATATACATCAAATTTCCTCGACtcattttgcttatattttgggacagatgAAGTATGATATATAGGAAAATTCTACTATATAACTCTTTATTTTGACAGTCTTAAACCCAAGTCTTAATACTCCTATCTTGTTTTTCACACCGTTCATGACAAGAGACTGAAGAGAGAATCATTTCTGATTTCTAAAGAATCATTTCAACTATAAATAGTCTCAGAATTGtccaaaatccaaataaatCACATGTTTAGAAATCAAATCATAGGTGGTGACAAACTCTAAAGCCTGCATATTTGTAAAACGAAAAAGTACATGTACTAGGTATGATTAAGTATTGGGTACACCTCAAATGATCAGGTATTGGATAGGATATCAAATTGGAGCGGTTAGGAATGATTAGGTATTGGATTCAACAGAGGATTTTACAACAAGCATTACAAGGAGCTCTTGGAATTCTGAATAGTTGCTTAAACGAGTTACATTTACGGACGATCAGTGCTAATATTGGTATGTTTGGGGTATTGCTCAATGATCACTTGACATCTTTGGATATTAGCAAATAACATGTTGACACCTCTAGCTTTACATTCATTCAATAATTCTTCGACAAATGTCTCATATGGACCCCTCTAAGGCATTCCAAAACAATTGACTGGTTTTATGATTGCGGATTTATGCAAACAACTGGTTTATGCAAACAATTGGTTGGTTTTATGATTGATTtcccaatttttttcatttgtgaagtttttttctctctcttctctcttgtACGCTCTATCTCTTTTCTCACCATCCTCACACTTCCATCTCTCTTTACCCTCAACCATTCCAAATCTCTTCCTCTCTGCTCTCCCCATCTCATCCTTCACCATAACATCCGGGTATGAAATTGGAGCGGTTAGGATTTTGATGCATTCAGTCAAGAACATCGATAGTCATCCGATCTTGATTAGATAGTTCAgatagaaacaattttttatttttattttcaaattaaaaatatcaatattaaatTTGAGTCATCTAAACTTTAAAAAACTATTGATATCCAAGTATTAAGGGTTCGTTTggttgaaaagaaagaaagtgagaaTAAAGAAAAACACGAAATCGAGAAATAAACTTGAATTAAGAATTAGTTTAAATTCATTCATAATTTTCGTGTTTTCCTTCCTTCACACTTTCTTTCCTTACAACTAAATGAACCATAAATTTCGTATTGTCCTGACATCGGGAGCGAATTGTCTCCCGTGAACAATCCATCCAGTCAAATCATCACCttccaataaaaaatttaaaaatataaaaataagagacaGGATGATCTAATAGCTGTCATTAAAACTGAAGAGGATCCTTTCCCCCTGACATCACTACTTTAGCCCTATATCCTCACAGTTAgtgtataaatttaaatttcccTTTGTCTTTGTAAATATTTCTAAGATATCCAAAACATCACTTCTATATAAATGCAATTAAAAAATCCAACCACATTTGAACAATACATTAACCACGGTTGAAATAGGAACCATGATTAAGACTGTCAGAAGATCCAACCATACATAAACCTTAGATTTTACtgtcattaataataataataataataattattattattattattccctattattaggaaaatgctaaccagtgccccggggcactagttaaggatactaattatagtaaaattacattgaaatttgtgtagtcaatatttgtaaagtataaaaagtgtcatttttaatgcaaaaattactttttttttatccttaactagtgctccggggcactagttagcatacCCTTATTATTAATACTATTATAACAATAAAAGTTGTTCAGCCATCAGAATAATTTATCCACCCTGCATTCAGCAATTGACATCAACTTCATGGCAACTACTCTTTGTCCTTTTGTCGTTTTCACACACAAGTGGATAATTTTGATCAAAGTTACCAAAGAAACATATGCCTATGATTTTGTTGTGCAGAGTGGCATTCTTCATTATTGTCTTCAAGTGAATGAAGATATTTCCTTACTGGAACCTTTCACTGTTCCAAAAAATTTGATGCTATTGGCTTTGTGAAAACAAGAATCAAAAGTGAAAGCAACAGCCATAATAGCAACACCTACCTCTCTCAAAGTGGGTACCATTCATTCAATTCATATTTTCCACACAAAACAGTCCTTTTTTAAGATCtatcattttctttatttagtGTTTCTTTCCACGTTTTATTAATGTTCAGGTTTccaaaaattgatattttttcaaCTGGGTATAgtaaagttgatttttttttcttcatatggGTATGTAAAGTTTCTATTTCTATGCTCAAAATTGAAGAGAACATAAAGTTTTCTGCATCATTTTGCTGCTAAATGTTGGTCTCAGCTATCCAAACTACAGGTACATTAATCTTTTTGAGTAAAGTTATGTTCTTGAATTATTATTCCCCTTTAAAATTTGATACTTTTTGCTAT encodes:
- the LOC123881425 gene encoding amino acid transporter AVT3B-like, which produces MGYGEEQHIPLISSPPPLSSKFKTFANIFISIVGAGVLGLPYSFKKTGWIMGLLMLFSVAFLTYHCMMLLIHTRRRLELNVGFRKINSFGDLGYATSGHFGKICIDIMILLSQCGFCVSYLIFISSTLIHLSNHNTSSSLFGLTPKVLFIWACFPFQLGLNAIPTLTHLAPLSIFADVVDIGAMGVVIVEDIFVFLENRPPLKTFGGLSVFLYGIGVAVYAFEGIGMVLPLESEAKDKDKFGGILGLGMMLISLLYGGFATLGYFAFGEETQGIITTNLGHGMLSALVQLGLCINLFFTFPMMMNPVYEVVERRFCDSKYCLWLRWLLVFMVTLVALLVPNFADFLSLVGSSVCVVLSFVFPALFHFLVFKDELGWKCLILDGAIVVFGIVIAVSGTWSCLMDIFSPKA